Proteins from one Geomonas agri genomic window:
- a CDS encoding OmpA family protein, with product MKRNLLFCLSVLVCFALTGCVTSGTYQKKELEAQNLEKSLQEQRGQYNILMGENDQLKNDIKKLTADLAAMTGERNALTADKKGLEDTLRSTADAKNQKIGELSQKVGELSSNVAGLEAENKRLKEEVARLQKQKEEVQKTSKTYGDLLEQMKGEIAKGQVTISELKGKLTVNMVDSVLFDSGKAEVKPEGLVVLQKVVDILKTVKDKAVRIEGHTDNVQIVGQLAKRYPTNWELSAARAINVTRYLQQQGLDPALLGAIAYGEFKPVASNDTEEGRAKNRRIEIVLVAKE from the coding sequence ATGAAGCGCAATCTGTTGTTTTGTCTCTCGGTGCTGGTGTGCTTCGCCCTGACAGGGTGCGTAACGAGCGGTACCTACCAGAAGAAGGAGCTCGAGGCCCAGAACCTGGAGAAGAGCCTCCAGGAGCAGCGGGGACAGTACAACATCCTCATGGGCGAGAACGATCAGCTCAAAAACGACATCAAGAAGCTCACCGCGGACCTGGCGGCCATGACCGGCGAACGAAACGCCCTCACGGCCGACAAGAAGGGGCTGGAGGATACCTTGAGATCGACCGCGGACGCCAAGAACCAGAAGATCGGCGAGTTGAGCCAGAAGGTGGGCGAGCTCAGCTCCAACGTGGCGGGCCTCGAGGCGGAGAACAAGCGGCTCAAGGAGGAGGTGGCCAGACTGCAAAAGCAGAAGGAGGAAGTACAGAAGACCAGCAAGACCTACGGCGACCTCCTGGAGCAGATGAAGGGTGAGATCGCCAAGGGGCAGGTCACCATCTCCGAGCTGAAAGGGAAGCTGACCGTGAACATGGTCGATTCCGTGCTTTTCGATTCCGGCAAGGCGGAGGTGAAGCCGGAGGGGCTGGTGGTGCTGCAGAAGGTGGTGGACATCCTGAAGACTGTCAAGGACAAGGCGGTCCGGATCGAGGGGCACACCGACAACGTGCAGATCGTCGGGCAGCTGGCCAAGCGCTATCCCACCAACTGGGAGCTCTCGGCGGCGCGCGCCATCAACGTGACCCGCTACCTGCAGCAGCAGGGGCTTGATCCGGCACTGCTCGGCGCGATCGCCTACGGCGAGTTCAAGCCTGTCGCCTCCAACGACACCGAGGAAGGACGCGCCAAGAACCGCAGGATCGAGATCGTGCTGGTGGCGAAGGAATAA
- a CDS encoding GGDEF domain-containing protein, with the protein MSEKVQIVDELPLDRVPLFLDVAQEALQGIVDGCSFREIPSGEILLRPESINLELFILLSGRLLVYLEDLDSDPVAMLEPGDVAGELSVLDGKPTSAYVVADEHCRVMVMPRELVWSLATVSHAAACNLLTILSGRVRKADRTITEQMLRERSFHCYGTVDALTGMHNRYWLNDMLARMVTRSIRSGAPLAVMMIDIDNFKEFDDSYGHLCGDRAIHAVAQTILDHLRPTVLTARYGGDEFFVAIPGVAMERALEIAERLREAIAATEIPHSPAPLAPVTVSIGVAGVHPGQGVDDVIAAADAALYRAKGFGRNSVSQ; encoded by the coding sequence ATGTCGGAAAAGGTGCAGATAGTGGATGAGCTTCCTCTAGACAGAGTCCCGTTGTTCCTTGATGTCGCACAGGAGGCACTCCAGGGCATCGTCGACGGCTGCAGTTTCCGGGAAATACCCTCGGGAGAAATCCTGCTGCGGCCGGAGAGCATCAACCTCGAACTTTTCATCCTGCTCTCGGGGCGACTGCTGGTCTACCTGGAGGATCTCGATTCCGACCCGGTGGCAATGTTGGAGCCGGGAGACGTGGCCGGCGAGCTATCGGTGCTGGACGGCAAGCCGACCTCAGCCTACGTGGTCGCGGACGAGCACTGCCGGGTCATGGTGATGCCCCGGGAACTGGTCTGGAGTCTCGCCACCGTGTCCCACGCCGCCGCCTGCAACCTCCTCACCATCCTCTCGGGCAGGGTGCGCAAGGCGGACCGGACCATTACCGAGCAGATGCTGCGGGAGCGCTCCTTCCACTGCTACGGCACCGTCGATGCCCTCACCGGCATGCACAACCGCTACTGGTTGAACGACATGCTGGCGCGGATGGTCACCCGCAGCATACGCAGCGGGGCGCCGCTTGCCGTCATGATGATCGACATCGACAACTTCAAGGAGTTCGACGACAGCTACGGTCACCTGTGTGGCGACCGGGCCATTCACGCCGTGGCCCAGACCATTCTTGACCACCTGAGGCCCACCGTGCTCACCGCCCGCTACGGCGGCGACGAGTTCTTCGTCGCCATCCCCGGGGTCGCAATGGAACGGGCCCTGGAGATAGCCGAGAGGCTGCGCGAAGCCATCGCCGCCACCGAGATCCCGCACTCCCCCGCCCCTCTTGCGCCGGTGACCGTCTCCATCGGCGTCGCCGGTGTCCATCCCGGCCAGGGTGTCGACGACGTGATCGCCGCCGCCGACGCCGCCCTCTACCGCGCCAAGGGTTTCGGCCGCAACAGCGTGTCGCAGTAA
- a CDS encoding acyl-CoA thioesterase, translating to MTTPAETSFLHTLSLSTDLPLRRRFMVMDEDLLGNLRFGLLLEILDKVAEETALNYVNRFYPDARVVTAAIDNIIVRHVADVTRDMVCEARINQVGRSSMVIGIRVEQPGEPANHVASCYFTMVARSGMGEGAVSVALPPLEYATEREQARARKAVARREEYRQQQALMSGPPSPEEYRMLAALHKAQDEPDFQGLLAGRLVTDSWERMYPEFENVPQKIFGGYLVRKAYELSSICSELVAPDRSVMSAVNRINFFHPVRMGDKLHYTSRVVFTCGSYVCIEANIERISRDRTSKALSNSCLFTFVNVDRELVHRPVPAVYPTTYAEDARYLEAERSFKALSEHIHLI from the coding sequence ATGACGACCCCGGCGGAAACCTCGTTCCTGCATACCCTGTCCCTGTCCACCGATCTCCCGCTGCGCCGCCGCTTCATGGTGATGGACGAGGACCTTTTGGGCAACCTGCGCTTCGGGCTGCTCCTGGAGATCCTGGACAAGGTGGCGGAGGAAACCGCGCTGAACTACGTGAACCGGTTCTATCCGGACGCCAGGGTGGTGACGGCCGCCATTGACAATATCATCGTGCGCCACGTGGCGGACGTGACGCGGGACATGGTCTGCGAGGCGCGCATCAACCAGGTGGGGAGGTCGTCGATGGTAATCGGGATCCGCGTGGAGCAGCCGGGGGAGCCGGCGAACCACGTAGCTTCCTGCTACTTCACCATGGTGGCGCGGTCGGGGATGGGTGAGGGGGCGGTGAGCGTGGCCCTGCCGCCACTGGAGTACGCGACGGAGCGGGAGCAGGCACGGGCGAGAAAGGCGGTGGCGCGCCGCGAGGAGTACCGGCAGCAGCAGGCGCTGATGTCCGGACCTCCCAGCCCGGAGGAATACCGGATGCTGGCCGCGCTGCACAAGGCCCAGGACGAGCCTGATTTCCAGGGGCTCCTGGCTGGTCGCCTGGTGACGGATTCCTGGGAGAGGATGTACCCGGAGTTCGAGAATGTGCCGCAGAAGATCTTCGGCGGGTACCTGGTGCGCAAGGCCTACGAGCTATCCTCGATCTGCTCGGAACTGGTGGCGCCGGACCGGTCGGTCATGTCGGCGGTGAACCGGATCAACTTCTTTCACCCGGTACGCATGGGTGACAAATTGCACTACACCAGCCGGGTGGTGTTCACCTGCGGCAGCTACGTCTGCATCGAGGCCAACATCGAGCGCATCAGCCGCGACCGCACCAGCAAGGCACTGTCCAACTCGTGCCTTTTCACCTTCGTCAACGTGGACCGGGAGCTGGTGCACCGGCCGGTGCCGGCGGTGTACCCGACCACCTACGCCGAGGATGCCAGGTACCTGGAGGCGGAGCGGAGCTTCAAGGCGCTGTCGGAGCACATCCACCTTATCTAA
- a CDS encoding GSU0071 family protein codes for MDTYTIDVELEHYYGDRMKTSSREACRRFYLRAVSRCNGAELERYLKLVKAHASVYSSVHHMFRSPFKHVELPLLLTSLVLLVSSLVMVFSGETSALIAGGTSAGLIGVLQCVRQLVRNWQQHSVREAVFTEFAEFLQRETLQ; via the coding sequence ATGGATACTTACACGATCGATGTCGAACTGGAACACTACTACGGCGACCGGATGAAAACCAGCAGCAGGGAAGCCTGCCGCCGTTTCTACCTGCGCGCGGTGTCGCGCTGCAACGGTGCGGAACTGGAGCGCTACCTCAAGCTGGTCAAGGCGCACGCTTCGGTGTACTCCTCGGTGCACCACATGTTTCGCTCCCCCTTCAAGCACGTCGAGCTGCCGCTGTTGCTGACCAGCCTCGTGCTTCTCGTCTCCAGCCTGGTCATGGTCTTCTCCGGTGAGACCAGTGCCCTGATCGCGGGGGGGACCTCGGCGGGGCTGATCGGCGTGCTGCAGTGCGTACGGCAACTGGTCCGGAACTGGCAGCAGCACTCGGTACGCGAGGCCGTCTTCACCGAGTTTGCCGAGTTCCTGCAGCGGGAGACGCTGCAGTAA
- a CDS encoding methyl-accepting chemotaxis protein: MTLSGIKLRTRLGIAFAMVVVLMTVVGGYSINRMAAFDSKVRTLIEDKWPKTVALNDLKSQVNVVARGLRNMVIVADPLEMQKEEKRIGESLHAVDKRIEELKKTVQSDSGKAALKEVIETKAAYQEAQHHVIATIKEGNKDTAGQELIGPMRKAQSAFFAAIDKMLSHQDKEMVRVGEKSKQMIDQGRLVVLALLVIAVILSTLLALMIVHSITTPVAELIAANDRLADNDLTVSITLTGEDELGHLADSTRRVVANLRDMLGKVSASSSDIASASHQLKATAEQIATGAEELASQTGSVAVASEEMAATSGDIAQNCVRAAEASRQSSESAAQGGHVVQETIAGMARIAERVKDSAGTVESLGARSEQIGDIIATIEDIADQTNLLALNAAIEAARAGEQGRGFAVVADEVRALAERTTRATKEIGNMIKAIQDETKAAVSAMEEGVVEVEKGTMSSQQSGEALQMILQQIGEVSMQVNQIATAAEEQTATTSEITMNVQQVTDVVQHTARGANETAAAASQLAHNAQTLESLVQQFRL, from the coding sequence ATGACCCTTTCGGGAATCAAGCTACGCACCAGACTCGGTATAGCCTTTGCCATGGTGGTGGTCCTCATGACAGTAGTGGGAGGTTACTCGATCAACAGGATGGCGGCCTTCGACAGCAAAGTCCGTACGCTGATCGAGGACAAGTGGCCCAAGACCGTGGCGCTCAACGACCTTAAGTCGCAGGTCAACGTCGTCGCCCGCGGTCTGCGCAACATGGTCATCGTTGCAGACCCGCTGGAGATGCAAAAGGAAGAGAAGCGCATCGGCGAATCGCTCCACGCTGTCGACAAGCGCATCGAGGAACTGAAGAAAACCGTGCAGAGCGACTCCGGCAAAGCAGCGCTGAAGGAGGTGATCGAGACCAAGGCTGCCTACCAGGAGGCCCAGCACCACGTCATCGCCACCATCAAGGAAGGGAACAAGGATACGGCGGGGCAGGAACTGATCGGGCCGATGCGCAAGGCGCAGAGCGCCTTCTTCGCCGCCATCGACAAGATGCTTTCCCACCAGGACAAGGAGATGGTGCGGGTCGGGGAAAAATCAAAGCAGATGATCGACCAGGGGCGCTTGGTGGTGCTTGCCCTTCTGGTCATCGCCGTCATCCTTTCCACGCTCTTGGCCCTGATGATCGTGCACAGCATCACCACCCCGGTGGCGGAACTGATCGCCGCCAACGACCGCCTGGCCGACAACGACCTCACCGTGTCCATCACCCTTACCGGCGAGGACGAACTGGGGCACCTCGCCGACTCGACCCGCAGGGTCGTGGCAAACCTGCGCGACATGCTGGGCAAGGTATCGGCGAGTTCCAGCGACATCGCCTCTGCATCCCACCAACTCAAGGCGACGGCGGAACAGATCGCCACCGGCGCCGAGGAGCTTGCCTCCCAGACCGGTTCGGTGGCGGTCGCCAGCGAGGAGATGGCAGCCACCAGCGGCGACATCGCCCAGAACTGCGTCCGCGCCGCCGAGGCCTCACGCCAGAGCAGCGAATCGGCGGCCCAGGGTGGGCACGTGGTGCAGGAAACCATAGCCGGGATGGCGCGCATCGCCGAGCGGGTCAAGGACAGCGCCGGGACCGTGGAGAGCCTCGGGGCACGTTCGGAGCAGATCGGCGACATCATCGCCACCATCGAGGACATCGCCGACCAGACCAACCTGCTCGCGCTCAACGCCGCCATCGAGGCGGCGCGCGCCGGCGAGCAGGGACGCGGCTTCGCCGTGGTAGCAGACGAGGTGCGTGCCCTGGCGGAACGGACCACCAGGGCCACCAAGGAGATCGGCAACATGATCAAGGCCATCCAGGACGAGACCAAGGCAGCGGTGAGCGCCATGGAAGAGGGGGTGGTTGAGGTGGAAAAGGGGACCATGTCCTCGCAGCAGTCGGGCGAGGCTCTGCAGATGATACTGCAGCAGATCGGCGAGGTATCCATGCAGGTGAACCAGATCGCCACGGCGGCCGAAGAGCAGACCGCGACCACCAGCGAGATCACCATGAACGTGCAGCAGGTCACCGACGTGGTGCAGCACACGGCACGCGGCGCCAACGAGACCGCCGCCGCGGCATCGCAGCTGGCGCATAACGCCCAGACCCTGGAAAGCCTGGTGCAGCAGTTCCGGCTCTAG
- a CDS encoding permease, with product MMSAVLYGGTALAVFVSWRLDPEKTRRALRIGAKSLHGLAPRILGMVALVGLVLALVPPEVIRKLFSHGGIGGFSLVAAIGSIVTMPAPIAFALVGSLFKLGAAPASLATFVTTLTMVGVMTAPMEISCFGKRFTLLRQALSFVVAIVIGLAMGVLL from the coding sequence ATGATGTCGGCAGTTTTGTATGGGGGGACGGCGCTGGCCGTGTTCGTGTCCTGGCGGCTGGACCCCGAGAAGACGAGGCGGGCCTTGCGCATCGGCGCCAAGTCGCTGCACGGGTTGGCCCCGCGCATCTTGGGGATGGTGGCCCTGGTCGGCCTGGTGCTCGCCCTGGTTCCGCCCGAGGTGATCAGGAAACTGTTCAGCCACGGCGGCATCGGGGGCTTCAGCCTGGTGGCAGCCATCGGTTCCATCGTGACCATGCCTGCGCCCATCGCCTTCGCGCTGGTGGGATCCCTGTTCAAGCTGGGGGCCGCCCCCGCGAGCCTCGCCACCTTCGTCACCACGTTGACCATGGTGGGGGTGATGACCGCACCCATGGAGATCTCGTGTTTCGGCAAGCGTTTCACGCTGCTGCGGCAGGCCTTGAGCTTCGTGGTGGCCATCGTCATTGGACTGGCCATGGGGGTGCTGCTGTGA
- a CDS encoding permease, whose product MKAKLVDYRLLFIVLAANLALSLWRPETARLAALNSTGFLLEVLSIVPPVMVLMGLLDVWVPRRLVEAHLGPDSGAVGAGVAMLLGTAAAGPLYAAFPVAVSLRKKGARLANIVIFLGTWGAIKIPMILMESSFISLRFALLRLALTVPCILACGYLMERLMPEQELAQTEQELAQPGAVDA is encoded by the coding sequence GTGAAGGCGAAGCTCGTCGACTACCGGCTACTTTTTATCGTGCTCGCCGCGAACCTGGCCCTCTCCCTGTGGCGGCCGGAGACGGCGCGGCTTGCCGCGCTCAACTCCACCGGCTTTCTCCTGGAGGTCCTCTCGATCGTGCCGCCGGTCATGGTGCTCATGGGGCTTTTGGACGTCTGGGTGCCGCGCCGACTGGTGGAAGCGCACCTGGGGCCGGATTCGGGTGCTGTCGGCGCCGGGGTCGCCATGCTGCTGGGGACCGCGGCCGCCGGTCCGCTCTACGCCGCCTTCCCGGTGGCGGTGTCACTGCGCAAAAAGGGGGCGCGGCTGGCCAATATCGTCATCTTCCTGGGGACCTGGGGCGCCATCAAGATCCCCATGATCCTGATGGAGAGCAGCTTCATCAGTCTGCGTTTCGCCCTGCTGCGTCTCGCGCTCACCGTGCCCTGCATCCTCGCCTGCGGCTACCTGATGGAGCGGCTGATGCCGGAGCAGGAACTTGCACAGACGGAGCAGGAACTTGCACAACCCGGGGCGGTGGACGCCTGA
- a CDS encoding PadR family transcriptional regulator, translating into MPPKRKQQYRHLPAFILLALAEEPIHGGAILNALSQRMPLFKPDSAAVYRTLQQLEDEAQVVSSWDTSGSGPARRVYRLTQTGWEKLEGWREDIEMRMATLRYFLDTYAAIKKPRQ; encoded by the coding sequence ATGCCTCCCAAACGAAAGCAACAGTACCGACACCTCCCCGCCTTCATCCTGCTCGCCCTGGCCGAGGAGCCCATCCACGGCGGCGCTATCTTGAACGCGCTATCCCAGCGCATGCCCCTCTTCAAGCCGGACAGCGCCGCGGTCTACCGCACCCTGCAACAGCTTGAGGACGAGGCGCAGGTGGTTTCCAGCTGGGACACCAGCGGCAGCGGCCCGGCGCGCAGGGTGTACCGGCTGACGCAAACGGGGTGGGAGAAGCTGGAGGGGTGGCGGGAAGACATCGAGATGCGCATGGCGACCCTGCGCTACTTTCTCGATACCTATGCGGCAATTAAAAAACCACGGCAGTAG
- a CDS encoding DUF1003 domain-containing protein → MPQPEPDQTMASVVSRNIAALLERRHAEERSKGAQERLADAITSFTGSMPFVYIHLVLFGAWILINAGWLDILPRFDPTLVILAMVASVEAIFLSTFVLISQNRM, encoded by the coding sequence ATGCCGCAGCCGGAACCGGACCAGACCATGGCCTCCGTAGTGAGCCGCAACATCGCGGCTCTCCTGGAGCGGCGCCACGCCGAGGAGCGCAGCAAGGGAGCGCAGGAACGGCTCGCCGACGCCATCACCTCCTTCACCGGCAGCATGCCCTTCGTCTATATCCATCTGGTCCTCTTCGGCGCGTGGATCCTCATCAACGCCGGCTGGCTCGACATCCTGCCCCGTTTCGACCCCACCCTGGTGATCCTCGCCATGGTCGCCTCCGTGGAGGCGATCTTTCTCTCCACCTTCGTTCTCATCAGCCAGAACCGCATGTAG